CCCGTATCGGTAAAAAACGACCCGATAAATCCTGCGAGGTTTGTCAGAACAACACACCCGATAAGGAGCAACGGATTGCGAACAGGAAATACCCCCTGTTTCATATCATTTTCCATGGCATAACGGAATATGCAAATAATGCATAAACCTTTTTCCCCATTCATTATCACAATACCAAACCAGTTATCTGCCGACCGCAAACCTATTGATATAGGAAAAGGTGTATTCTGAAATGGTTGAAACAATAACAGAAAATATCCCGGAATATGTCCTCTTTGATATGGATAATACTCTCTATGACTTTCATTTCGCCAAAATGCAATCCTGTGAGGCAGTCATCCGTCTCGCGGGCGCGGGAGAGGGATTAGAACTCTTCCGGTACTTTATGCGGGGCACACACGGATTTGAGCACCATGACAATATCCGTGATTTTATGGAAGACAAAGGCATCTTTGAGCAACACCTCTTTGAGGAATCATGCGCGGTCTACGAAGAGGTTAAGATACAGTCATTAGCCCTCTACCCCGGTGTGGAAGAAACGCTCCGCCTTCTTGCAGATACCGGAGTGTCTATGGCAATTGTAACAGATGCTGAGAGCAATCAGGCTGAAAAACGTCTGGCTGCAACCGGCGTACGGGACTTTTTTGAAGGAGTGATGACACCTGACAGGTCAGGAGTCAGAAAACCAAAACCTGAGATATTTCATGCGGCAGCCTCCATACTGAAGTGTGATGTCCACGAAGCATGGATTGTGGGCGACAGCCCGAAGAGGGAGATAGAACCCGGAAATATGCTGGGGATGACTACCGCCTATGCGAAATACGGTGACTGGATAGGCATTCCCTACCCACGGATAAAACCCGATTTTACCCTGCAGTCCTTCGGCGATCTGCAGGAGATTATGCACCTGAAAAAATAAGAGTCGTTGCTGCATCGTGTAGGCAGACATCTCAATAATTCTCTTTTTCAAAACCAGGACAACACTGTTTCAGTATACAAAAAATATCTCAATATCAGGACGGGAAAACGGGCTGTACTATCTGAACTGAATATCTGCACCTGTGATTCTCGTTCTCAGTGCGGCATATTCCTTTATTTCTGTTCACCGCCTTCTGGGTGAGCACGGATTACAATCTCATGCCAGTCTCTCTATGCAATGAGATGCTGGCATTGCCTGTCTGGTTCATGGACCACGGTGGTTTCGGCATCAGAAAAGAGCCTGTTGCTCTGTGAATGCCTGTAAGGCAGACTATGTGTCCCACCGGATACGGTGTAGGGATATGTGCCGTTAGCCACTGCCTTGACCTGCGGCACATGCGCCTTTGCGGATATCCACCATACGAAATATCCCATACGTATCCATTTTTGAAGTACTTCGATACCGTTTCCGGGGCGAGGGTCTTCAGAATAGTGTACCTCAAAGTATGGCATGACACGCCCGGTACAATCAGCTGCCCGGACAGCCAATGTTGTTTAATCCGTTTGCCGAACAGGCCCCTCCCCATTGGTTCATCTTTGCGGGCATGTGGAAACCGGGATTTTTCGCTCATATCCACTCTCCGTCAGAGGGTTTTATTCCTAACAGGGGG
Above is a window of Methanogenium organophilum DNA encoding:
- a CDS encoding HAD family hydrolase, with the translated sequence MVETITENIPEYVLFDMDNTLYDFHFAKMQSCEAVIRLAGAGEGLELFRYFMRGTHGFEHHDNIRDFMEDKGIFEQHLFEESCAVYEEVKIQSLALYPGVEETLRLLADTGVSMAIVTDAESNQAEKRLAATGVRDFFEGVMTPDRSGVRKPKPEIFHAAASILKCDVHEAWIVGDSPKREIEPGNMLGMTTAYAKYGDWIGIPYPRIKPDFTLQSFGDLQEIMHLKK